CTTCGTGCAGGTGGATAGCATCGCCACCGTCGAGCGGGCGCATCACCAGATCCTCTTTTCGCGCAACCAGACTTACCGGCGCGAGCACCTGACGGACCTTCTGGAAAAGGACGGGGAGCTTTTCGAGAACTGGACGCATGACGCCTCGATCATCCCGAGCACCTTCTTCCGTTACTGGAAGCACCGCTTCCGCCGCGAGGACGAGACGATCATCGAGCGCTGGCGCAAATGGCGCGAGCCGGGCTTCGAGGCGGCCTTCGAGGAGACCTACCAGCGCATCGTCTCGGGCGGCGCGGTGCTCTCGCGCGATCTCAAGGCGGATGACCACAAGTCCGGCGGCTGGTGGAACTGGCACCCGAACAAGACGGCGCTGGAATATCTCTGGCGCACCGGCAAGGTCGCCATCGCCCGGCGGGAGAATTTCCAGAAGGTCTACGATCTCGTGGAGCGCGTGCTGCCGCCGCACCATCACGCGGAGGAGGTGGAGCACGACGCCTTCGTCGACTGGGCCTGCCGCAGCGCGCTGGAGCGCCTCGGCTTCGCCACTCACGGCGAGATCGCCGCCTTCTGGGCTCTCGTCTCGCCCGATGAGGCCAAAGCCTGGGTGGAGGCCCATCGCGATGAACTGCGCCCCGTCCTGATCGAGCCTGCGGACGGCGGCAAGCCGCGCGCCTCCCATGCCTTTGCCGATTTCCCGGCCTGCCTCGGCGATGTGCCCGAGCCGCCGAACCGGCTGCGGGTGCTCTCGCCCTTCGATCCGCTGATCCGCGATCGCAACCGCACCGAACGGCTCTTCGGCTACTTCTACCGCATCGAGGTCTTCGTGCCGGAACCGAAGCGGCAATATGGCTACTACGTCTTCCCGCTGCTGGAGGGTGACCGCCTCGTCGGCCGCATCGACATGAAGGCCGACCGCAAGGACGGCACGCTCGACGTCAAGCGCCTCTGGTGGGAGCCGAAGGTGCGGGCTGCATCGGGACGGCTGGAGAAGCTGGAGGCGGAACTTTCGCGGCTGGCGAAGTTTTCCGGGGTGGACGAGGTGCGGTATCTGGATGGGTGGCGCGGGGAAGGGGCGTAGGCGCCCCTCATCCGCCTGCCGGCACCTTCTCCCCGCAAGCGGGGCGAAGGGATATGCCGAACCGGTTTCCAAACAATGCGCCGGCGCTTTAGAATGGGACAGTGCCACAAATCCCTTCTCCCCGCTTGCGGGGAGAAGGTCGCGGCAGCGGGATGAGGGGCGGCTATGCCGTCACCGGCCGCCCGCCAAAAGCCCCGCGCGCATTTTCCGTCAGCGACCGGAATGTGTCCGAAGCCCCGGTCAGCTTGGCGTCCCAGTCCGGGTCCGGCACCTGGCCGCGGATCGTGTCGAAATAGACGGCCATCAGCGCAGCGATGGCGAAAGGCTCCAGCACGGCGGCCTTGAAGGCCAAGGCGAACACGATGGCGACGACGAAGCTGAGGCCGGCGATCTCGCCGGGGAAGGCGTAGAGGATCGCGGCGGCGGGCGCCAGCGCCAGCACGAAGACGAGGATGGAGAGGATCCACAGGAAGACGGAGAGCCAGACGGCGTTCTTCACCATCTTCATGCCGTTCTGTGCGTAGAGCACGAGGCCGCGCCGCGCGCTTTCCCAGGCATTGTCGCTGTTCGTGCGGATGTTGTAGCCGAGGATGATCTCGTCGACATAGGTCAGCGACAGGCGGATGACGGTGTTGGCGAAGCGCGCGATGCCGTCGAGGCCGGGGATCGGCAGGAAGGCGGCGATGCCGCCGATAAGCCCCGTGATGACGGCGACCACGCCCTTGATGAGCTGGTCGAGCGCGAAGAGCGCATTCGCCTCGCCGAAGCGCGCGGCGACGACCTCGCGGCCATAGGCGACCTGTCCC
This DNA window, taken from Shinella zoogloeoides, encodes the following:
- a CDS encoding winged helix-turn-helix domain-containing protein, encoding MTILLSNAEARRIFLARQGLGARPDRLLGKEGLLRLIHDIGFVQVDSIATVERAHHQILFSRNQTYRREHLTDLLEKDGELFENWTHDASIIPSTFFRYWKHRFRREDETIIERWRKWREPGFEAAFEETYQRIVSGGAVLSRDLKADDHKSGGWWNWHPNKTALEYLWRTGKVAIARRENFQKVYDLVERVLPPHHHAEEVEHDAFVDWACRSALERLGFATHGEIAAFWALVSPDEAKAWVEAHRDELRPVLIEPADGGKPRASHAFADFPACLGDVPEPPNRLRVLSPFDPLIRDRNRTERLFGYFYRIEVFVPEPKRQYGYYVFPLLEGDRLVGRIDMKADRKDGTLDVKRLWWEPKVRAASGRLEKLEAELSRLAKFSGVDEVRYLDGWRGEGA